In Methanosarcina barkeri MS, a single window of DNA contains:
- the proB gene encoding glutamate 5-kinase → MTDRNEFLNDVNKIVIKIGTSSLTKQNCDSTKENCSIDPTFIENIAAQVSELRKRGKEVIVVSSGAIGVGLYELGISPKPREIPIRQAAAAVGQSILMQYWSEAFSKHGIKVAQILLTYEFYSDRVSYLNLRNSISTLLEYGVVPIINENDCTCTNEIEAIFGDNDKLSAMVASKIDADLLIILSDIDGLFDKNPKIHDDARLISLVEKITPEIESYGGDPTSFKGVGGMRTKIKAAKICSMAGCYVLIANSEIKDVLLKVLSGEEIGTLFLAERHIQKNRARWIILARASGTIRVDAGAKDAVLGKNSLLPAGVVEVEGNFDRGDVVRLECEGRVFAKGITDYTSEELLKIKGAHTDEIEGILGYNNYSNVIKKENIGIIEN, encoded by the coding sequence TTGACAGATAGAAATGAATTCCTCAATGATGTTAATAAAATCGTTATCAAAATCGGTACTTCCTCACTTACAAAACAGAACTGTGACAGTACAAAAGAAAACTGTAGTATTGATCCTACCTTTATAGAAAATATTGCAGCTCAGGTCTCCGAACTTCGAAAGCGCGGAAAAGAGGTAATTGTGGTAAGTTCGGGGGCAATAGGTGTAGGACTCTATGAGCTGGGCATTTCTCCAAAACCTCGTGAAATTCCTATCAGGCAGGCAGCGGCAGCGGTAGGACAGAGCATCCTTATGCAGTACTGGAGCGAAGCTTTTTCGAAACATGGGATAAAAGTTGCTCAGATCCTTCTTACTTATGAATTCTATTCTGACCGGGTATCCTACCTTAACCTAAGAAACAGTATCTCTACCCTTCTGGAATATGGGGTAGTTCCCATAATAAATGAAAACGATTGTACCTGTACAAACGAGATTGAAGCAATCTTTGGAGACAATGACAAGCTTTCTGCAATGGTTGCAAGCAAAATCGATGCTGACCTCCTGATTATTCTTTCGGATATCGACGGCCTTTTTGATAAAAACCCAAAGATACACGATGATGCCAGACTCATCTCTCTCGTGGAAAAAATCACGCCTGAAATTGAAAGTTATGGGGGTGACCCTACAAGCTTCAAGGGCGTAGGAGGAATGAGGACCAAGATAAAAGCTGCAAAGATCTGTAGCATGGCAGGCTGCTATGTCTTGATTGCAAACAGCGAAATTAAGGACGTGCTTCTGAAGGTTTTGTCTGGGGAAGAGATAGGTACCCTTTTCCTGGCTGAAAGGCATATCCAGAAGAACCGTGCCCGCTGGATCATTCTTGCAAGGGCTTCAGGCACTATCCGTGTAGATGCAGGGGCAAAAGACGCAGTTCTCGGGAAAAACAGTCTTCTTCCCGCGGGAGTTGTGGAAGTTGAGGGAAATTTTGATAGGGGAGATGTGGTTAGATTAGAGTGTGAAGGCAGGGTCTTTGCGAAAGGAATTACAGACTACACCTCTGAAGAACTTCTAAAAATAAAAGGTGCCCACACCGACGAAATTGAGGGTATTCTGGGCTATAATAATTACAGTAATGTAATAAAAAAAGAAAATATTGGCATAATAGAGAACTGA
- a CDS encoding glutamate-5-semialdehyde dehydrogenase, which yields MAEDIKSKVIKAKKASIELSSVSTEVKNLALEAMAQALDKERTAILDANAKDLEAAAELKKKGKLTQALVDRLKVSDSKIDGMIAGIRDVIKLKDPVGDTLSTLELDKDLILYQVSCPIGLIGVIFESRPDVVPQVMSLCLKSGNATIFKGGSEARESNRTIFQILVKAIESTDGMPAGAFQLMETREEIMDLLSLDAYVDLLIPRGSNEFVKFIQKNTKIPVLGHTSGICHIYVDEYADLDTAWKVCFDAKVQYPAVCNAIETLLINRKIADSFLPKMAEMYLGAGVELRCDEDSYTLLEKRGLSPLSRATEEDWSLEYNDLILSIKLVNTIKEAIDHINTFGSHHTDGIITENASRRKAFTALVDSSSVMVNASTRFADGYRYGKGAEVGISTNKIHSRGPVGMEGLLIYKYILLGKGQVVADYAGENAKPYTHRKLDLKFENVN from the coding sequence ATGGCTGAAGATATTAAATCCAAGGTAATAAAGGCAAAAAAGGCATCGATTGAACTTTCCAGTGTAAGTACGGAAGTAAAAAACCTTGCGCTTGAGGCCATGGCTCAGGCTCTGGACAAGGAAAGGACAGCTATTCTGGATGCAAATGCAAAAGATCTTGAAGCTGCGGCGGAACTGAAAAAGAAAGGGAAGCTTACTCAGGCTCTTGTAGACAGGCTTAAAGTAAGTGACTCAAAGATTGATGGAATGATTGCAGGAATCAGAGATGTAATTAAGCTCAAAGATCCTGTAGGAGACACTCTCTCTACTCTTGAGCTGGACAAAGACCTTATTCTCTACCAGGTGAGCTGTCCTATTGGCCTTATAGGTGTCATCTTTGAATCTCGACCTGACGTGGTGCCTCAGGTTATGTCCCTTTGCCTTAAGAGCGGGAACGCGACCATCTTCAAAGGCGGGAGTGAAGCCAGAGAGTCAAACCGCACGATTTTCCAGATTCTTGTAAAAGCCATAGAATCCACAGACGGCATGCCAGCAGGGGCTTTCCAGCTTATGGAAACCAGAGAAGAGATAATGGACCTTTTGAGCCTTGATGCCTATGTAGACCTCCTTATCCCCAGGGGTTCAAATGAATTTGTCAAGTTTATTCAGAAAAATACGAAAATCCCTGTACTGGGGCATACCAGTGGGATCTGCCATATCTATGTGGACGAATATGCGGATCTCGATACAGCCTGGAAGGTCTGCTTCGATGCGAAAGTACAGTATCCTGCAGTATGCAACGCCATTGAAACCCTTCTGATAAACCGTAAAATTGCAGATTCTTTTCTGCCGAAAATGGCAGAGATGTACCTTGGTGCAGGGGTTGAATTACGCTGTGACGAGGATAGTTATACTCTGCTTGAAAAAAGAGGGCTTTCTCCTCTCTCACGAGCTACGGAAGAGGACTGGAGTCTTGAGTACAATGATCTCATTCTTTCGATAAAACTCGTTAATACTATAAAGGAAGCTATCGACCACATAAACACTTTCGGTTCCCATCACACCGATGGAATAATAACTGAGAATGCTTCAAGAAGAAAGGCGTTCACAGCGCTTGTTGATTCTTCGAGTGTTATGGTAAATGCCTCAACCCGTTTTGCGGACGGCTATCGTTATGGGAAAGGAGCTGAGGTCGGAATAAGCACAAACAAAATCCATTCCCGTGGTCCTGTAGGCATGGAAGGTCTTCTGATCTACAAATATATCTTGCTTGGGAAAGGGCAGGTTGTTGCAGACTACGCAGGAGAAAATGCAAAACCCTATACGCACAGAAAACTTGACCTTAAGTTTGAGAATGTAAATTGA
- a CDS encoding peroxiredoxin, whose protein sequence is MVEAEYEQIHMPLIGDDAPSFTAVTTQGQINFPDDYKGKWVILFSHPADFTPVCTTEFMTFASMQEEFREMNTELIGLSIDSVFSHIAWLKRIEEKIEYKGMKNVEVKFPVIADLKMDVAKKYGMIQPKASTTQAVRAVFIIDPEAKIRAILYYPQSSGRNMQEIKRLLTALQKNEEEKVATPANWQPGEDVIVPPPSSMEAVKERTGKPEENMYCLDWFLCFKKDSKK, encoded by the coding sequence ATGGTAGAAGCCGAATATGAACAGATACACATGCCTCTGATCGGAGATGATGCACCGTCATTTACAGCAGTAACAACTCAGGGACAAATCAATTTCCCTGATGATTACAAAGGTAAGTGGGTTATTCTTTTCAGTCATCCTGCAGATTTCACACCCGTATGTACTACCGAATTTATGACTTTTGCCAGTATGCAGGAGGAATTTAGAGAGATGAACACTGAGCTGATAGGGCTCTCTATAGACAGCGTGTTCTCTCATATTGCGTGGCTTAAGAGGATAGAGGAAAAAATCGAGTATAAAGGAATGAAAAATGTAGAGGTAAAGTTTCCGGTAATAGCCGACCTGAAAATGGATGTTGCAAAAAAATACGGAATGATCCAGCCAAAAGCATCAACCACACAGGCTGTAAGAGCCGTATTTATCATAGATCCTGAAGCAAAGATAAGAGCAATTCTTTACTACCCGCAATCATCGGGAAGAAATATGCAGGAAATAAAAAGGCTTTTGACCGCCCTGCAGAAAAATGAAGAAGAGAAAGTAGCAACTCCAGCAAACTGGCAGCCTGGAGAGGATGTTATTGTTCCACCTCCCAGTTCGATGGAAGCCGTAAAAGAAAGAACCGGTAAGCCAGAAGAAAATATGTACTGTCTTGACTGGTTTTTGTGCTTTAAAAAAGATAGTAAGAAATAA
- a CDS encoding YbgA family protein, with the protein MREFVRPKVVVSRCLGFDHCRYNGNIINSSIVANLMEYVDFLPVCPEVEIGLGIPRDPLRIILENGEQRLVQPASGRDVTEAMETFCTDFLGSAGEIDGFILKYRSPSCGIKDVKVYPTTSFKSAVIGKTSGYFGSAVLKEFSYLPVEDEGRLRNARIKEHFMTRIFMLAAFRKVKSEGRMKDLVAFHTENKYLLMVYSQEELKKLGAIVANKEQETFQELVSEYERHLYRALSRPPRYTSIINVLMHAFGHFSERLSNQEKALFFGWIQKYRNGKVSLCPAISIIRSWAVRFEDQYLTNQTFFEPYPEGLMEVDPIDSHLREDLWK; encoded by the coding sequence ATGAGAGAGTTTGTTCGGCCAAAGGTTGTGGTTAGTAGGTGCCTTGGGTTTGACCACTGTCGATACAATGGGAATATCATAAATAGTTCGATAGTGGCAAACCTCATGGAGTATGTTGATTTCCTGCCTGTCTGCCCTGAAGTGGAGATAGGGCTCGGTATCCCAAGAGACCCGTTAAGGATTATTCTTGAAAATGGGGAACAGCGGCTTGTCCAACCCGCAAGTGGCAGGGATGTAACTGAGGCTATGGAGACATTTTGCACTGATTTTCTTGGTTCTGCGGGAGAGATTGATGGTTTTATTCTTAAATACAGATCTCCTTCTTGCGGCATTAAGGACGTAAAAGTTTACCCGACTACATCGTTCAAATCAGCGGTAATTGGGAAAACTTCAGGATATTTCGGGAGTGCAGTCCTGAAAGAGTTTTCCTATCTTCCTGTTGAGGATGAAGGAAGGCTAAGGAACGCTCGCATAAAAGAACATTTCATGACCAGGATTTTTATGCTTGCCGCTTTCCGAAAAGTAAAATCCGAAGGCCGCATGAAGGACCTTGTTGCATTCCATACCGAAAATAAGTATCTGCTCATGGTATATAGCCAGGAAGAACTCAAGAAACTGGGAGCTATTGTTGCAAATAAAGAACAGGAAACCTTTCAAGAACTGGTTTCTGAGTACGAGAGGCATCTTTACCGCGCCCTTTCCAGACCTCCCAGGTATACTTCAATTATTAATGTACTCATGCATGCCTTCGGACATTTTTCAGAGCGTCTCTCAAACCAGGAAAAAGCACTATTTTTTGGCTGGATCCAGAAGTACAGGAACGGAAAAGTCTCTCTTTGCCCTGCAATTAGCATCATCAGGTCATGGGCCGTGCGCTTTGAAGACCAGTATCTTACGAATCAGACCTTTTTTGAACCCTATCCAGAAGGCCTGATGGAAGTGGACCCTATAGACTCTCATCTAAGGGAAGACCTCTGGAAATGA
- the proC gene encoding pyrroline-5-carboxylate reductase has protein sequence MVDQNRKIGFIGAGKMGSALMQGVIKAGIVKPENLGAADVYEPFLNDLKAKLGINISTDNTVIARASDILLLAVKPQTLGSVLENLKADITSDKLVISIAAGVPLATYENALPAGTRVIRVMPNIAATVSEAASGIAPGKNATPEDVKTALEIFSAVGTAVQVSESIMDAVTGLSGSGPAFIFPVIEAMADGAVLEGMDRKSALTLSAQTVLGAAKMMLETGLHPGELKDMVTSPAGTTIQGVHALEEAGVRAAFMNAVIRATERSKELGKK, from the coding sequence ATGGTAGATCAGAACCGAAAGATAGGATTTATCGGAGCAGGAAAAATGGGCTCTGCACTTATGCAGGGAGTTATAAAGGCCGGAATTGTAAAGCCTGAAAACCTTGGCGCAGCCGACGTTTACGAGCCTTTCTTAAACGATCTGAAGGCAAAACTTGGCATTAATATATCTACTGACAATACTGTTATCGCCAGGGCATCCGATATTCTTCTTCTAGCAGTAAAGCCCCAGACTCTGGGTTCGGTACTCGAAAATCTTAAAGCTGACATAACTTCTGATAAACTTGTTATCTCAATTGCAGCCGGTGTGCCTCTTGCCACTTACGAAAATGCGCTTCCTGCTGGCACAAGAGTCATACGTGTAATGCCAAACATTGCGGCCACAGTTTCCGAAGCTGCTTCAGGCATTGCTCCAGGCAAAAATGCCACTCCCGAAGATGTGAAAACTGCCCTTGAGATCTTTTCTGCAGTTGGTACTGCAGTCCAGGTGTCTGAGTCCATAATGGATGCAGTTACAGGTCTTTCAGGCAGTGGGCCTGCATTTATCTTCCCTGTAATTGAGGCAATGGCCGACGGGGCTGTTCTTGAAGGAATGGATAGGAAAAGTGCTCTCACTCTCTCAGCCCAGACTGTACTTGGGGCTGCAAAAATGATGCTTGAAACAGGCTTGCACCCCGGAGAACTCAAGGATATGGTTACTTCTCCTGCCGGGACTACCATTCAGGGTGTTCATGCCCTTGAAGAGGCTGGAGTCAGGGCTGCGTTTATGAATGCAGTTATAAGGGCAACCGAACGTTCAAAAGAACTTGGAAAGAAATAA